Part of the Rhizobium lentis genome, CGGAAACCTCAAGGTCAACATGGCTGCCTTGAGGCGAGCCCTCGGCGATGGCGCCGGGACGACGCAATACATAGCGACGGTTACCGGGCGGGGCTATAGGTTCATTGCGCCAGTCGAGGTCGTCAGAATGTATGGCCTCGCGCCAACCGCAGCGGCGGCGAGAAAGCGCAGCCACAATTTACCGATCGCGACGACGAGGGTCTTCGGAAGGGCCGACGCGATTGAAACCATTCGACGCGAGTTGAATTCATCCCGCTTGGTGTCGATTGTCGGTGCCGGCGGCATCGGAAAGACGACGGTTGCGCTTGCCGTCGCCGAGCAGACGATCGGCGTGTTCAGAGAAGGTGTCTGGCTGATCGATCTGGCGCGGTTAAAGGATTCGTCGCTCGTGCCCTATGCCGTCGCGGCTGCAATCGGTCTGGCAACGCACTCTGCGAATATGCTCGCTGCCTTGGGCAGCTATCTCCGCGATTGCGAAATGCTCCTCGTGTTCGACAATTGCGAGCACATCATCGAAGCGGCTGCCTTCTGTGCAGATCGGATCCTGGCCGAAGCGCCAGGCATCAGGATTCTCGCCACCAGCCGAGAGCCGCTCGGTGTGAGAGGCGAACGCGTCCGCAGGTTATCGGGATTGGACGCGCCACCTGCGTCGTCCGACTTGAAAGCTGCCGAAGCGCTCGGCTATCCCGCCATCCAACTCTTTGTAGATCGCGCGACCGACAGGCTGGAGTCATTCGAGCTAAGCGACGCCAACGTGCTGACGATTACGGAAATTTGCCGGCGGCTCGACGGCCTTGCATTGGCGATCGAACTTGCGGCGACGCGCGTCGATTCCTTCGGCACGGACGGGTTGCTCGCGCATCTGGACGGTCGATTTCGCTCGCTGAGTGGGCATCGCGCCGGCCCCAAGCGTCATCGCACGCTGACGGCGATGATCGACTGGAGCTACGATACTCTCTCGGAGAGCGAATGTGCGGTCATGCGCCGGCTGTCGGTCTTTGCCGGTTCGTTCGATATAGATTCGGCCTGCGCCGTCGCCGCCGACGATCTCGACCGGGTGCAGGTGATCGACGACGTCGCCAACCTGGCCGCAAAATCCCTGCTTTCGGTTGACGTCGCTGCCGACAAGCTTGTCTACCGCCTCCTGGAGACGACGCGCGGATATTGTCGCGAGCGGTTGCAACTGAGCGGCGAGGAGGAGGTCGTCCGCCGTCGGCATGCGGAGCATATTTGCACGGTTCTGGAGCGCGCAGCGAGCGAGTGGGCGCAAAGGCCGGCCCCGGATTGGGCTGGTGCCTACGGAGGCGTCCTCGACGATCTGCGCTCGGCGCTGGACTGGGCCGGAGGGGTCGCGGCGGACAAATCGCTGTACGCCCGGCTCGCGCTCGCGGGAAGCCTGCTCTGGAACCACTTCTCTTTTACCGAAGAATGCCGCGTTCGCGTCTCGCGGGCGCTCGAGGAACTCGATGCAGCGGGGCTTGTCGGGACGGCGGCAGAGATGCAACTTCAGGTGTCGTTCGCAGGCACGACGATGTTCACGCGCGGCGCCATACCCGTGGCCATGGATGCGATGCGACGGGCATTGGAAATTGCCGTCCGGATCGGCGACATCGACCATCAACTCCGTTGCCTGCGGATGATCGGTACATACCAGCTCTTCAGCGGCGAGCACGATGCCGGGATCAGGACGCTTGAGACCTTCATTTCAATCGCCACCGCGGCGGACCCTTCCGCGTTGCCGGCCGGCGAAACGCATTTGGCCGTAGCCGATCTACTCATCGGCCGACTGGAAGGCGCCCGGCAACGCATTGAACGTTTTTATGGGAACGACTTGAAAGACTCCAACGACCCGCGGTTTGCGCGTTTCCTGTACGATGGAAATGTCGATGTCGGGATTATCCTGTCGCACATACAGTGGCTGACGGGTTTCCCTGACACGGCCGCTCGCACCACAGAGGTCACAATCGCGCTCGCGCGCAAGACCGAGCATGAGCTTTCGCTGAGCAATGCTCTCGCATGGGCTAGCCTGACTTTCCTTATGAGCAGGCATTACCAAGAATGTGGCCGCTTTGTCGCGATGCTCGATGATCAAGTCGTACGGCACGGTATCGTCATCTGGCGGCCCGTTGCAATTTTCTGTCGCGGTGCAGTGGCCTGCGCTCAGGACGACACGGCGGCCGAAGGACTGGGCCTGCTCGAGCAAGCTGTCGGGGAGTTTCGCGCCATAAGGCATCTGGCGCGTTTCCCATTCTATCTCGGCGGCTTTGCGGACGCATTGGCGAAGTGCGGCCGCCTGGCAGACGCCGCCGCCACCATCCAGGAAGCGCTCGATTGTGCCCATGCGCAGAACGAGCAATGGTGCGTTCCCGAGCTTCTGCGCATCCGGGCCTCAATTCTGATGGCCGAGGTTCGGCCTGATGAGGCGGAGACGCTTCTCATCGAGTCGATCGCGCTGGCTCAGGAAATCGGTGCCTTGTCATGGCGATTACGATCAGCTTGCGACCTCGCAAAACTCTGGCATGTACGATTGCGAGCGCATGATGCGCGCAAAATGCTGCAACCTATTTATGATGAATTCACTGAAGGGCTGGAAACGCAGGACCTTGCCGTCGCAGCCGGCCTGCTCGCCTCACTTGCGCACCTTGGAGCGGACAGACAGGTTTAAAAACCGATCCAGCCGCAATTCGTCGCTCACTCCTGCAGCTTAGCTGCTGTCACTCCATTCCGACATGGCTGAGCCCTCGCCTTGATGGGCGGCTCGCGGTCAGTCCGGAAGAGGAATGAACTCACCACGATCGCCGATCGGAAGGTCGAAGCGTCCCTCCCCCCACTTTCCGGCTCGCCACTCCGCCTTTGCTTCTTCGATACGTTCCTTCGACGAGGCAACGAAATTCCACCAGATATATCTGGGGCCTGAGAAGGTGGCGCCGCCGAGGATCATGATCCGCGCGCCCTTTTCACCCGCCGCCACGGTGATCCTGTCTCCGGGACGAAACACCATCATTTGCATCGCTCCGAACTCTTGCCCGGCAACGGAGATCGAACCGTCGACGATGTAGATTGCACGATCCTCGTGCTCGTCCGGCATCGGCAGACGCGCGGCCGGCGCCAGTTCGACGTCCGCGTAGAAGGTTTCCGAAAACATCCTGGCGGGCGCCTGCTCGCCGTAAGCGCTACCGAGGATAAGTCGCGCCGAGATACCGTTATCCTCGATCATGGGCAGCGCGTTCTTGGCGTGATGTTCGAATGACGGGGTCACATCCTCATGACTTTCTGGCAGAGCCAGCCATGTCTGGATCCCGAACAAGCTGTTCGGACCACCCCGTGCTGCGGCACTCGTGCGCTCCGAGTGCGATACACCCCTGCCTGCGACCATCCAGTTCAACTCTCCGGGTCTTATGATCTGGTCGGCGCCGGTGCTGTCCCGATGGTGAAAGTCGCCGCGGTAGAGGTAGGTGACGGTGCCGAGACCGATGTGAGGATGGGGGCGAACGTCGACGCCCTGCCCGGTCAGGAGTTCGGCGGGACCGGCCTGATCGAAGAAGATGAACGGTCCGACCATCTGCCGTTTCGGCGCGGGCAGAGCGCGACGGACTTCGAAGCCGCCGAGGTCGCGGGCTCGAGGGATGATCAGCGTTTCAATCGCGTCCATTCCCACTTGATCGGGGCATCCGGGTTCGATGCCGGGGTTCCAGCTCATTTACTACGTCCTTCTGGTGGCGTTTTCATCCGATGCGTTTGCCTTGGGGTCCGCAGGAGACGGAAGCGCACAAGCTATAGTCTGCGCGCGCGCGGGTCTACGTCCACATGATCGGTTGCGCCAAGGCAGCGAAAAGCTAGGGGCGATTGGCTGTTTGATCGCCGGCTCAAGCGAGGACGTGGTCGGCGAGCGAAGACCGCTGCGCGGCTTTCGCTCGCCAACGTGTAGCCCGATTACATTCCTGTGCCAGCCTTGGGCGCCGGAGTGTTGAGCAACTGCTGTTCCCAAAGATATGCAATCCCGCTACCGCCAACATGCTGGACGATAACGTCTGTGATCCTTGCCGCTTGTTCGGCGCGAGCCCAGTCGCGCTGCCATTCGGCCGCGAGCGCCAACCAGGTCATCATGTTGACGCCCGCAGCTATCATCCGCTGGATCGCGACCTGGTGCGCCTCGACCGAGACTGCGCCAGAGGCGTCGGTGATCACGGTGACATCCCAGCCCTCGCCCGCAGCTTGAATTGCCGGCATAGCGACGCATACCTCTGTCCACAGACCCGCGATGATCAGTTGCTTGCGGCCGGTCGCCTTCACGACATCGACGACCTTCTGATCCTGCCAGGTGTTGATAAGAGTGCGGTCGATGATCTCCTTGCCAGGAAACACCTCCGCGATTTGCGGGAAGAGGTTGCCGCCACGCTCTGCGATCACCGTGGTGAGGATCGTCGGAACGTCGAAGGCTTTGGCCGCCTTGGCCAAACCCACTGTGTTGTTGACCACCATGGTGGGCTCATGGCTGTTTACGTTCGCGAGCTGATAGGGTTGATGATCGATGAGAACGAGCACCGAATCTTCGGGACGCAGGAGTGAATTGAGGCCGTTACGAAAGGTCATGGAATATCCTGGGTTGGCGGTTCGTCGAGGCACATGCGAACGCTCCCTCGGGAGGCGGTCCGCGCGAACCCTGTCATTCTCACATGCGATACGGTAGTCCTCGTCTAAGGTGAGCTCTGTTGCAGAAAGGGGAACGCCGCGTGGAAATCGAGGATCTCAGGACATTCGTGGAAGTTGCCGATGCCGGCGGAGTGACGCCTGCCGCGCAACGCCTTGGCATCTCCAAGTCAATGGTCAGCAGGCGCATCGCCCGGCTTGAGGCAGATCTTGGCGCGCAGCTTGTCGCGCGGACGACGCGTGGGATCGCACTTACCGAAGAAGGCGCCACTTTCCGAGACTATGCGGCGAGAATCTCGGCCGAGATCGATGCGGCGCGCGAGACGATCCTACCGGCCGGAGAGCTCCGCGGCCGCCTGCGCGTTGCAGCCCCACTTTCATTTGGTCCGACGCACTTCGCCCCCGTCCTGTCTCAAATGGCGCGTCGGCACCCGCAACTACACGTCTACTCCTGCTACACCGACCGCTTCGTCGATCTCATCACGGAAGGTTTCGACTGCGCCATTCGGGTCGGCTATTTGCCGGATTCCAATCTCGTCGCCAGACGTATCGGACCACTGTATGGAAAATTTGTCGCCAGCCCGGAGTACGTTGCAGCCAATGGTTCGCCGGAGACGCCGGCGGAGCTTCTCAACCATCAGGCTCTTTTGCAAGGAACCGAAGTCTGGCAGGTCACCGATGGAGACCAAGTCCTCAACGTTCGGCCACAAGGACGCTTCAAGGCCGACAACGGCGTAGCGCTCCTTGCGGCCGCGTTGGAAGGGCTCGGGATAGCAAGACTCCCGAACGGCCTTACGGATGAACATATCTCCTCGGGTGCGCTCGTCGAGGTGATGCCACGCCACGCGCCGCCTCCGGCCGGCATCTTCGTCGTCAGGCCTCCCGGACAGCATCCGGCCAAGAAGGTTCGTGTGCTGACAGAGATGCTGATTGAATGCTTCGATTCCGGCTCGTAGAAAGGGCCTTGAATCTATGGCGCAAGCTGTCCCGCGTAAAACTCGGCCAGCCGCATCACCGCCTGGTTCGCAGGTTCAGGCTTGTAGTACATGTCGCAGTGGCCCGCGCGCTGAGGGCGTCAAAACCCAGCAGCTCCGGATCTGAAATGCCTGCGGCTTAGGCCTCAGCAAGAGTATGGGGAATCCGTGGATCCCTGCGTGGAGCGGCACCACGCGCGGTGCGCGGCTGCGAGGACCGTCGCTGCGAGCCTGCAAGTTTATCGCACGCGCCGACGAGAATCCGAACAGCGAGTGCCCTGGCCGCTGTTCCTATCCGCGCAACACTTTGTCGCCATCGCCGTCACTACGGGGAACCGTGTGGAATCACAAGATAAGCCGAACAGGTCGTCGATGGCTTCTGCGCCTTCTCGGCCTTGCTCAAACTTCGCTAAAAATTATTGGAAAGGACCAACATGATCGATCTAAGGGGAAAGCGCGCCTTGGTCACCGGCGGCTCGCGCGGTATCGGCGCAGCTATTGCCGAGGCGCTTGCCGAAAGAGGAGCCGACGTGGCGTTCACTTATCACCGTTCGGTTGAGAAAGCTGCGGCGGTGGCAAAAAAAATCGAAAGCCGCGGCCGGCGCGCGGTCGCCATTCAGGCCGACAGCGCCGATCCGAACGCAATAGCTCAAGCGGTAGAAAAAGCCGTGTCTGTGCTCGGCGGGCTCGACATCCTAGTTAACAGCGCAGCGATCGGCCATGCCGGAACCATCGCCGATCTGGATGTGGAAGAATATCAGGCCCTGATGGACATCAACGTGCGTGCGCCAGTGCCCGCATTTGG contains:
- a CDS encoding ATP-binding protein codes for the protein MTSDLAERISRSFSFGPFVLIPERQLLLQGDARVRIGGRALDILTTLVERPGELVNKRELITRVWPDVVVDDGNLKVNMAALRRALGDGAGTTQYIATVTGRGYRFIAPVEVVRMYGLAPTAAAARKRSHNLPIATTRVFGRADAIETIRRELNSSRLVSIVGAGGIGKTTVALAVAEQTIGVFREGVWLIDLARLKDSSLVPYAVAAAIGLATHSANMLAALGSYLRDCEMLLVFDNCEHIIEAAAFCADRILAEAPGIRILATSREPLGVRGERVRRLSGLDAPPASSDLKAAEALGYPAIQLFVDRATDRLESFELSDANVLTITEICRRLDGLALAIELAATRVDSFGTDGLLAHLDGRFRSLSGHRAGPKRHRTLTAMIDWSYDTLSESECAVMRRLSVFAGSFDIDSACAVAADDLDRVQVIDDVANLAAKSLLSVDVAADKLVYRLLETTRGYCRERLQLSGEEEVVRRRHAEHICTVLERAASEWAQRPAPDWAGAYGGVLDDLRSALDWAGGVAADKSLYARLALAGSLLWNHFSFTEECRVRVSRALEELDAAGLVGTAAEMQLQVSFAGTTMFTRGAIPVAMDAMRRALEIAVRIGDIDHQLRCLRMIGTYQLFSGEHDAGIRTLETFISIATAADPSALPAGETHLAVADLLIGRLEGARQRIERFYGNDLKDSNDPRFARFLYDGNVDVGIILSHIQWLTGFPDTAARTTEVTIALARKTEHELSLSNALAWASLTFLMSRHYQECGRFVAMLDDQVVRHGIVIWRPVAIFCRGAVACAQDDTAAEGLGLLEQAVGEFRAIRHLARFPFYLGGFADALAKCGRLADAAATIQEALDCAHAQNEQWCVPELLRIRASILMAEVRPDEAETLLIESIALAQEIGALSWRLRSACDLAKLWHVRLRAHDARKMLQPIYDEFTEGLETQDLAVAAGLLASLAHLGADRQV
- a CDS encoding pirin family protein codes for the protein MSWNPGIEPGCPDQVGMDAIETLIIPRARDLGGFEVRRALPAPKRQMVGPFIFFDQAGPAELLTGQGVDVRPHPHIGLGTVTYLYRGDFHHRDSTGADQIIRPGELNWMVAGRGVSHSERTSAAARGGPNSLFGIQTWLALPESHEDVTPSFEHHAKNALPMIEDNGISARLILGSAYGEQAPARMFSETFYADVELAPAARLPMPDEHEDRAIYIVDGSISVAGQEFGAMQMMVFRPGDRITVAAGEKGARIMILGGATFSGPRYIWWNFVASSKERIEEAKAEWRAGKWGEGRFDLPIGDRGEFIPLPD
- a CDS encoding hydrolase, with product MTFRNGLNSLLRPEDSVLVLIDHQPYQLANVNSHEPTMVVNNTVGLAKAAKAFDVPTILTTVIAERGGNLFPQIAEVFPGKEIIDRTLINTWQDQKVVDVVKATGRKQLIIAGLWTEVCVAMPAIQAAGEGWDVTVITDASGAVSVEAHQVAIQRMIAAGVNMMTWLALAAEWQRDWARAEQAARITDVIVQHVGGSGIAYLWEQQLLNTPAPKAGTGM
- a CDS encoding LysR family transcriptional regulator, translated to MEIEDLRTFVEVADAGGVTPAAQRLGISKSMVSRRIARLEADLGAQLVARTTRGIALTEEGATFRDYAARISAEIDAARETILPAGELRGRLRVAAPLSFGPTHFAPVLSQMARRHPQLHVYSCYTDRFVDLITEGFDCAIRVGYLPDSNLVARRIGPLYGKFVASPEYVAANGSPETPAELLNHQALLQGTEVWQVTDGDQVLNVRPQGRFKADNGVALLAAALEGLGIARLPNGLTDEHISSGALVEVMPRHAPPPAGIFVVRPPGQHPAKKVRVLTEMLIECFDSGS